The Oreochromis aureus strain Israel breed Guangdong linkage group 7, ZZ_aureus, whole genome shotgun sequence region gaccttatactagtgtttccCACACTTAATCCAacactactatgttctatttaaatccagattccTTTTATAATTTGCAATGAAATTTGTTAAACCGTTGCTTAATGGGCCAGAAGTACACGGcactctttactaacacattgtagataagtttattgctggacaacacagctagcagtctcactcactctttagatttttgaagttttgtgtgtaatggtttaaTCTCTCACACCTTacacttttgtgtgtgtgtgtgtgtgtgtgtgtgtgtgtgtgtgtgtgtgtgtgtgtgtgtgtgtgtgtgtgtgtgtgtgtgtgtgtgtgtgccttagaagtcaaattataCATCAGCCATACttacaaaaaacatttgaatttaatttagaaatgagattctaagttgtaagcagCCAGAAgcatgtttccccactttcacaatgctgaggtgtcaaatccacaacccccaACAGATGGTTTGTTACACGTGGGTGAGAAGGGCAAGCCACCctttacttacacagcctcacacaccatagatttttaaagtttttgtggTGTATAATGATTTAGCCACAGATGTAACTTCCACTTTTGATAAAGATCACTCCATCTGCATATTTCTTAAGAAATGAAGCGTCtttattaagctcttatttataaatgtctacacaataatagacaccGTGCATCCGTGACATTGTAGTCTTCTACTGCTGCTTCcattgttttgcattttaaactcccaacctttcaggttgttatgaacgacttatatttctaacattttgtgatataaaagtgaaccacgcggcttttttattttctgtgtgatggaatgacttaagacacgagttatttaaacaattataaatgacagtgtgatggTCATAGTACTTTACGTGGGTcaaatatgttaaggataatgtttctcagtgtaaaattgcaaagaactTTTGGATAGATTATAACATCttgtaaacagttacctcagaacCTCCTCAGATCCTGTACTGTCAGATCCATGTATGTAAGGTaaaactttccacagtacttCCACTTAAGTAAGTAACCAAACACCAAACACACAGTTCTTGAAGCTCTTGTGTGTGAGCAGTTAAAGGAGTTTTTACATACCAATGCCATTTTATCTGAATATCAATCAGGCTTTAGGAAGAATCACAGTACTATCACAGCTGCAATTAGAGTGGTAAATGATATTACTATTGCACTTGataaaaaacaacactgtgcatccctttttattaatttgtcaaaagcatttgacactgttgatcattgtattttaaaacttagaCTCTTCCAGTCAGGACTCTCTGAGAGAGCTTTGGCATGGTTCTCAAACTACCTCAGTAACAGGTCTCAGTGCATAAAATCTGACGGTTTATGTTCTAACTTTGTTACAGTGCACAATGGAGTGCCACAGGGTTCTGTATTAGGTCCACTTCTATTTatcatttacataaacaatCTTGGTCTAAATGTGCCAGATGCAAATTTGCACTTCTATGCTGATGATACAGTTATTTACAGCTGTGGTTCAACTCTTGTCCAAGCCATTGACTCCTTGCAGAAAGCCTTTTTGCTGTCCAGCACTCATTACTTCAGCTCAAACTTGTTATCAACGCAGACAAAACAAAGCTCATGCTGTTTTCTAAATCAAGGAATTTGGCCCAAATAATCCCATCGGTAACCACTCTTGAAGGTAATAAAATAGAGTTGGTTCACACCTATAAATATCTGGGAATCTTAATTGATGACTCGCTCACCTTCAAACCACATGTAGAGAATCTTGTGAAAAACCTGAAgttaaaactgagattttattttcaaaataagttgtgtttctcttttaatacaAAGAAGTGGCTTGTTGCTGCAACATTCTTGCCTGTGCTGGATTATGGTGATATTCTATATATGAATGCTTCTGCTCAATGTCTTGAATGGTTGATTCTGTGTATCATGCTTCTCTGAGGTTCATCACTAACCGTAAATTTCAGACTCACCACTGTGAGTTATACTCTCAGGTAGGATGGCCTGCTTTGGTAAGTCGGAGGAACTCTCatttatacagttttatatataaGGCAATACTTGGGTTGCTGCCTTCTTATATATGTTCCCTGCTTGCAATGAAACATGCTGGTCGGTATTCTCTTAGTCCGCATGGttacttgttgctttctgttccACTTGCCCGAACTGAACTTGGTAAAAGAGCTTTTGTCAATTTAGCACCCTCGGCTTGGAACAAACTGCAGAAGGActggaaaatgactgaattcatTTCATTAAGTGCTTTTAGATCTAAACTACGAATCCTTGAGGCCAAGTCCATAATATGCAACTGTTTTAATTAGATTGATTGTCATTttaactgccttttttttttttttttaatcgaattttattttgttttctttcacttattgTTGCATGTGTGTTGTTGATGCCTATGTTTGAGTAATCTCTGTAACTGTGAGACACCTGCTGCTGCCTATCTTGGccaggtctcccttgaaaaagaggtttttaatctcaatgggatcttcctggttaaataaaggttaataaataaaactgcgCTGCCCAGAGCGCAGAGCACCATCAGTGTTGACTGTCTGTTTGCTCTCTCGTGGTAATAAAGGTACTGACTACAGTTGACCGTGTCTGCAGACTTTGTTAACAGAAATTCCATAACATCTGtaattaacatcagcacaaagacCATCCACTGGGAGCTTCATGACATAAGTTTCAATgttgaaacacacacatactgaaattttacctctgaCGAATGAAAGAACTCACTAGAGGTCACCATATCATatctaaaaaaaatagtaaCCACATTTGATTCTGATCAAAGAGCGATAACATCAGTATTTTTAAAAGCAACTTTAGGTCAGTACAAATCAAACATGACTGTGATCAGTAAGCAAAAATGCATCAGTTTGACTTTCCTCTGCTTTATAGATATtttagaaaacttttttttgaaaTTACGTTTATATTTGATCAGGTGTCTTTAAAAAAGTGACATAGGCTACATAGAAAGTCCTGCAGGCACGTGTGTGTGCGATCAGCTGAATCGCCTGTATGTTGTGATATGTACTATTTATCAAACCTGCTTTACGTCGCCTACTAATTTATTAATTGTAATATCGCCTACATTTAACATTAGTTTCATTTGATGCACATAGTAACTGACACAACATCAGCCCAACAAGATCAAATGAGTCTAACAGCTTGTTCCACACATACTGGATGATCAGCAAGTGAGGTGATAGCTGGTAGTTTGGTGAATTTACACTGATAAGGAGGGTTAGTCTCTCAAGTAGCAACATGTCAGCAGTATAAGGGCGATCATCTAAAAAGGATATGAATCTCAAAATGAAACTTGTGTTTTACTTAAGGGAGTGAGTTCTAACAAGCCTGTAAATTGGATGTTGTTTGAACAGGGCTAGTTTTCACATTCAGAACAGGTCCACATCTGTTATTAACATCTGACAGATGCCTAGGGTAATATcaagaaaacagatttaaaaatataaaataaacatttttgattttatatcaAGCAACACAATAAGATCAACAAAGAGGATCGTTGCAAGGAGCAGAATAAAACCGTTAATGGCCATTTCAGCTTCCTGTAATTTGGGTTTGTTTCAGATTATTTCCAGGAAGCAAGCCACTTCCCTTTAATGCTAAACAACTGTTGCAGCTTATTTATTAATCTACTATAATATCTACTATTAGTTTAGACAAAGACAAAACCACATTAAAAATTGATAATTTAATAGTAGAaaagttaaaatacaaatactgaaagtgtagaaaaacagtaaaaaactcaCAATGCAAATGTTACAagtttttttgtaaaagtaaaaaaagattttagacTTACACCCCCTTTCATGGATGTCATTTGTTAACTTGAACATTTAGACTATCTAAAGTCTGCAGTCACTGATGCACAGACACAAGATAAAACGACGCGCACCTTTCATTCATCTTCAGAGCTTCTCAGCTCATTAAACAGAACTGCACCAACAGCAAACACCATGTCTTCCTTTCTCCACTGTCCCGAGTACAGTGGAGAACCGACAAGGAGCAGTGACACAATAATAACCAAGACAGAATGTCATTACTTGAACACATTCGTAAAGGTTGCCAAATTCCCACGTCTCGAAAAGTCAGTAACTACACCTGCTCATGACTGTAACGCTTTTTACAGGCATGTAAACAACAAAAAGTTACAAAGGCATAATTTTAGTCAAAATCTTTGTACTAAATgtctttaatgaaaaaaatattcccTGAGAAAAGACATCTTTCACATTATTCATCTTTTGAGTGAGCCCGCTCTTTGTATTTCTTCTGATACTCGTGGAAGAGGCTGAAGGTCTTGGGAATATGTTGAGGTCTATTCTTCTGCAGACTCGAACCCCATTTACCTATGATGGAATTAATAATCATTAGACAAAAACAGCCTAATtactaacatttttaaaaaagcagaataAGAATTGATGCATGCTTCAGATGTAGTTGCTACCTTTTGGTTTTGTGACAGCTGTAGCAGCGCTCTGCTCTTTTTCTGGCTTATCTGTAAAGACGGTACGCTCTTCTGGAAAGacgaataaaaaaaataaatttaaaaaaagtaacaatTTTGTTTAAGGAATTTTTGAATCTTAATTTGCGTAATGCATTCATTCAATTTGAGAAAATTctaattttacatatttaatcTATTGTGCCATTCAGTCAAAGGTCAAAGTAATAATACAGCTCTATAGAACCATTTAAAACCGTTTTAAACCCTGTTCTTTCTCCACTCGTGACCTCATCCCTTGCTAGCTCCCAggtaaaccccccccccacacacacacacacacacacacacacacacacacacacacacagtacattTCCCATGTTTACCACCACTCTAACCTGCAAGACACCAGTATCCCACTCCAACTATGACCCATCAAAGGAGCACAGATGTGATTAGTCTTTTCTGGGTCAATTTATGTTGCACGTCCCTGCTTTATGTAGATACTCCAACACAATATATTTGCCAATCACCCTTCTAACatgcaataaattaaaaaaaaaaaaaaaaaaaaaaaaaaaaaaagtggggcaTTATATGCGAATTACAATAAAGCattgaaatttaaaatctttaaagaataaatatttttagtaGATGATTGGTGCTTTGGAACTTTTTGCTTCATAATTTTGGATCTTTACCAAACAGAGTGAGTGTGGCACTATCTGGAGATATCACAATTTTTACCAAAATAAACCAAGAATCAGCCTTCTGTGACCCATTGTTTTCAACAGATATTCTAATATTGCCCACAGTATTGCCTGACGGTACCCCTCTAATCTCTGGTATTTACCTGAAACTGGATTGGTGGATTCCTTCCTGCCACTGGATCCATCTTTGAGGTCAAAGTTACTGGGTAGAACACTGAACCTCAAGACTATGTGCTCCTGGCAAGGTTTGACATTTTGGCTTTCATTTTTAGAGGAACGTCTCTTATTATCAGCGATGATATCCTTCTTCTCCTCTCCAAGCGTCTTCAGATTCCGGGAGTCCTTAGTTTCATCTCGTTTCATCAAGCTACCCCCAGCTACAGAGTAAGAACGGcgtttaagtttttttttgtgaCTGGCTTTAGTCGGTTGAAAACTTCTCCACCATTTGTCATGAATTAGTTGTTTGACTGAATAATTCCTGTTGTAGACCGTGTCACTGAACTTGCTACTCAAAGGGTTGAGATTGACAGTAAGAACTTCTGGAGGCCTCGGGTGTGCTGCCTTAGACGCATTCTTTACAAAAGGGGAATGGGCTTTTCTGCTGCCAGTTAAAGCACACTTGTCTTGTTGAGCTGAGCCAAACAGCACCAGTTCTGCAGTTCTTTTTGAGTCTATATTGAGAGCTTCAGCTTCAACATCAGgctctttttcacattttgaaacACCATCAAGGGCATGTTCTAAATTAAGATCAACAGGTGAGTTGCATTTCTTTGATTCCTTTTGGGGTGGACCAAATTCATTATCCCATTCGAGtctcttgtgttttcttttggtttttttatgcTTCACAGATGCTTTAAAGTCACTGTTAGCACAGATTTGAGATTGCTCTGTGGTTTTCAAAGGGGATGCTGGCACATCTAAAGCTTCTTCACAACTCCTGCCATGATCCAGGAGCTGGATGGCAATCTCAGTCTCAGTGCTGCAGAATTTGTCAGTTTCAGCTTTGTCAGTACTGACTGAGGCACCTGACAGACTCAATGGTTTAGACTTCGGTTGTTCTTGTCCACACTTATCGTCACGTTCAGACATCTTTATGGCAAGATCTGTCTTCTGGCTAAGAATTTCGTTTTCACCACTGGAGagatcttcatcttcatcatttaTAAATATAACACTTGAATGACTGGTATTGGCTATTTTGCAGTGGTTCTTAGAATTTAGTTCAGAAGGCGAATGAGGTTGGTCATCATCTTCAGTCAAATCTATGGCTTGATCAAGAAGGCTACAAAACTCAGGGCCACTAAATGTCACAACTTGATCATCAGTGTTCTCCTTGTCCTTTACTGGATCCTTCCCAAACTGGTTATTGTGCTTTAGTACAACTGTTTCGCCAATATCACTGGTCTTGTTGATCCATTTTCTATACTTTTGTTCTTTCTGGCTGTGGCATTTACAATCAGAAGGTGTACTTGACCCTATAGTCATTTCCAACAGCTTTGTAAGACAGCAAAGCGACTGACTTATGCCAATTTCCACCGTTTCCAATTCTGATTTCCTCGATGTGGACTCTGTATTATCAGGTGTCTCACTCTCCGTGAAACTACCTACGACCCTCTCTGCATCCATACTTTGTGGCATCGCATTTTCCATTTGCTCATGGTAACGTCTGGCTTCTTCTGGAGGCATAACTTGGATTTTCAGTGACAAACATGGGTCACTGGAACCATCTGTCTGATTAGGGGAGGAAGTTTGAATTGAGGGGGGTTCAAGTGTGGTggtttcttttccttcatttgaaTCAACAGGTTCAAAATCTTTTAATGGCAAGACCTTGCTTGGCACTTTACTCACAATTGCAGGATCACTGTTGTTGATGTGCATCTGATCTTTCTGGCCATCACTCTCAAGCAATAAAGTGTGATGTTTCAAAGACAATGGGAAACCAAATTCTTTGTCTATTTCATCCAACTGCTCATTTAGATTTAACCATGATGATTTGTAAGGCAATTCTGAAAATACTTCATTGTCTTTGAGGACATGGTAGCTTTTCATTTGCTCCTCAAAATTGCCATCTACCTCCAACAGTACAACAGAGTTGgctgttaaatattttttgcaGAAGTCTTTAACTTCTAAAACCTGGAGAAAGCATACCTTGCTTGAGTACATTTGTAATGTTTCAAGTTTTCCCTCCCAAAACAGGTCTAATATTTTTTGTGCAGTGTGTAATTCTTTCAAATCGCTGGGCTCTTTCTGATTCTTTTCTGCATCTTTTATCAACTTCGTTAGTGCCAATAATGTCCATGGGGCTGTTGGGAGTGCGGAAAGGTCAGAAACGGGTGATGTTGAAAGTGTCTGAATCCCACTTTGGTCTTCAGGAGAATTTTGGCTTACTGATTCTTGGGATGGAATTGAATTTTGAACATTAACATCCAGTTCAGACTGtttccctgtgttttgtgtccctGACTCTGTAGTTGGCAGCGTTTTGTTAATTGCTGTGGTATCCAAAGCAAAAGTTTTCTTAGGGTTGTTTAAAGAGTCTCCTGCTGTGGAATCACAAGAAGCATGGTCATTGTGAAGCTGACTTTCCAGTGACGGCAGCGGTTGTACAACAGCAACAGCTTTGGTGCCGGCGTTTCCAGGTGATGAGTGAACAGAGCTGTCGTTTAACTGGACTGATGGTAGCGTCTCAAAACTGCTTGCTACTGATGATCGTGTCTTGCTGTCAGCAGATTCCGGCAGCAGGGATGAACCAAGCAACAATTCAATTAAGCTACAGTTCTTTTTAGAATGA contains the following coding sequences:
- the si:ch211-106e7.2 gene encoding uncharacterized protein si:ch211-106e7.2; translated protein: MQSCALMNGQHQQIRQASQPSQAAPYHAHDATRNLQSWTPTQTIHYQARNLGVQNVHSEHFPLHNGAYSNRQMSNLQTSAGTYQEVSSQQTGGGNNNSYFSDMLFNYIQNVSANKQSGNPSLPASGFQIPTLQDCDQNSSTQSPSNQMNSNATYTQQGMSTHWKESVVVNERQMIGTRDRTVTDIQHARVQQGMQQNVNGDLTKPISAYTTPTISFPAERGLCTSTMMSGSEQTVYLVPNNQVQRQSGTQHGFSPVISQSYNMGTSQTSGNNNTATYPPSSAQNSYFSTTSHKTQQHSAQHQLRHNNGIKTATYNNSNFYKKYENITHSAKMRARQIKTSTQQKVIRHSLSADSLNNSCTPGSDGCPAPPPYSYSNHRRQQFVRTTTMIVSNQSNIQPGTSATPKNYSNLNAIKLLPGHSGQSLPQSTQSVMSRTQHAVSRPHQQTCVPNSFHKSAAGNEKSPSKENNEIHSKKNCSLIELLLGSSLLPESADSKTRSSVASSFETLPSVQLNDSSVHSSPGNAGTKAVAVVQPLPSLESQLHNDHASCDSTAGDSLNNPKKTFALDTTAINKTLPTTESGTQNTGKQSELDVNVQNSIPSQESVSQNSPEDQSGIQTLSTSPVSDLSALPTAPWTLLALTKLIKDAEKNQKEPSDLKELHTAQKILDLFWEGKLETLQMYSSKVCFLQVLEVKDFCKKYLTANSVVLLEVDGNFEEQMKSYHVLKDNEVFSELPYKSSWLNLNEQLDEIDKEFGFPLSLKHHTLLLESDGQKDQMHINNSDPAIVSKVPSKVLPLKDFEPVDSNEGKETTTLEPPSIQTSSPNQTDGSSDPCLSLKIQVMPPEEARRYHEQMENAMPQSMDAERVVGSFTESETPDNTESTSRKSELETVEIGISQSLCCLTKLLEMTIGSSTPSDCKCHSQKEQKYRKWINKTSDIGETVVLKHNNQFGKDPVKDKENTDDQVVTFSGPEFCSLLDQAIDLTEDDDQPHSPSELNSKNHCKIANTSHSSVIFINDEDEDLSSGENEILSQKTDLAIKMSERDDKCGQEQPKSKPLSLSGASVSTDKAETDKFCSTETEIAIQLLDHGRSCEEALDVPASPLKTTEQSQICANSDFKASVKHKKTKRKHKRLEWDNEFGPPQKESKKCNSPVDLNLEHALDGVSKCEKEPDVEAEALNIDSKRTAELVLFGSAQQDKCALTGSRKAHSPFVKNASKAAHPRPPEVLTVNLNPLSSKFSDTVYNRNYSVKQLIHDKWWRSFQPTKASHKKKLKRRSYSVAGGSLMKRDETKDSRNLKTLGEEKKDIIADNKRRSSKNESQNVKPCQEHIVLRFSVLPSNFDLKDGSSGRKESTNPVSEERTVFTDKPEKEQSAATAVTKPKGKWGSSLQKNRPQHIPKTFSLFHEYQKKYKERAHSKDE